One Helicoverpa zea isolate HzStark_Cry1AcR chromosome 20, ilHelZeax1.1, whole genome shotgun sequence genomic region harbors:
- the LOC124640122 gene encoding protein UXT homolog — MSNPNIEETILKYENFINDVLKEDLRNLELRLQQINAEIADLIQQKHTLKVITDKEIHPNGFKTQVNLGCNFFMEAAVVDTSKMLMNIGLNHHLEFTVEEANKYLDVRIKAFESKAKELQTKAAETKAHIKLMLFGIGELQDKAIKSS; from the coding sequence ATGTCTAACCCAAATATAGAAGAAACAATCCTTAAATACGAGAATTTCATCAACGACGTACTTAAAGAGGACCTGCGAAATCTAGAATTGCGACTTCAACAAATAAACGCTGAAATTGCCGACTTAATTCAACAGAAACATACACTAAAGGTCATCACAGATAAGGAAATACATCCAAACGGCTTTAAAACTCAAGTGAATCTTGGCTGTAACTTTTTCATGGAGGCGGCTGTAGTTGACACATCAAAAATGTTGATGAATATTGGGCTTAATCATCATTTAGAGTTTACGGTAGAGGAAGCTAATAAGTATTTAGATGTGAGAATAAAGGCTTTTGAGAGTAAAGCTAAGGAATTGCAGACAAAGGCTGCGGAGACGAAAGCCCATATAAAGTTGATGTTGTTTGGTATCGGGGAGCTACAGGATAAAGCAATTAAAAGCAGTTGA